In Selenomonas sp. oral taxon 920, the DNA window TGCTCCATATATGTCCAAGGACGCCGTTCTGTCCCATTTTCTCATCCAGCATCTGTTTCTGTTGCCCAAGCTGGCTATCGACGATTTTCTGAATCTCTGCGGGACCGATTTTCTTGGCGTTGAGGATCATCAGCGCCAGCTCCTTTTCCTGCGTCGTGAGAATCTTCGCCGTCTGGATGGCTGTCTTGATCGCTTCCTCGATGTTCTTCTGGTCGATGACGGCGATCGCAGCTTCGGATCGGTGACTGGATGGAATCATGGCGAGAAAAGAGGCAGCAATGCCGAATGCAACGCCGACAGCCACCGCAGCTTTTTGGGATTTCATAGGTCAAACACACTCCTTCTTTAGTTTAGTCTCCCCTAATGTATATCCTACCGAAAAAAATAGGCTCTGAATTCCGATGTTTTTTCAATTTCATCTTAATTTGGCAGTTCTTTGGTCATCTGGATCATCTTCCCCTGGTCGATGATGTAGAAGAACGGCTCGCGCATCAGAACGAAAATGCGTTCATGATCCGTGCCCTGGTCAATGAACAGTCGATTCTCCTGCATCTCTACTGTATGCCCCTCTTCGTGCATGAGCTTCAGGAGATCCACCGTAGATGCAACGCTGTATTTCTCGATGAGCTGCTTGACCTGGATGGCATTCTTTGCCGAAAAATACAAGTTCATCGAAATGAACAGGAGCAACGCATTGCTCACAAGAAAAAGCTTTGCAAAGAGCCGCAGTCTTCCTGGAGACGGAGCGCAGTACGTATAGAGCAAACTCCAGAGAATAAAACAAAACAACGTGAATCCTGCCGTCTGTATGAGATCCATGACATCCTCCCCCTCTTCCTAGTATTGACACATATTATATAAATTCATGTATGCCCGATGGACTTTGACAACGTAATCCCGCGTCTCTGCGTAGGGAGGAATACCTCCGTAGCGATAGACAGCCTCCGATCCCGCATTATAGGCAGCAACGGCCGTGGTCACGCCGTATTCGCCCCAGCCGCCAAAGTTGTCCAGTTGTGTGCGCAAATAGATCGTCCCGCCGATGACGTTGCCCAGGGGATCGTAGGGATTCACGCCGATGCTCGCTGCCGTGCCTGGCATAAGCTGCATGAGGCCGATCGCGCCGGCCGAGCTGCCAGCACCCATATAGAAATGGGATTCTGTCTCCATGACTGCTGTAATCAGGAGCGGATCGACGTCGTAGCTTGCAGAGGCATAAAGTACAGCTTTGGCGATCCAGTCACATTCCACTGGGTTTCCGTTGTAGTAGCTGGCATCGGAATAGATCACGCTGTATAGATCAGCCGCCTCGCCTCTCATCGGCAGCCAAAAGGTCAATGCAGCCACGCATACGAACAGAAGCTTGATATATTGCATACAGTCTCCTTCCCTCTCCACGCTTTTTCTCTCAGTATATATGCGTGCAAGGCGAGAAAATTCCGCTCTTTTGACAAAAAAGAACCTGCCCTTTTCAGGCAGGTTCTGTCGTTCAGCGTGCATATTCCGTATTTTTCGGTGTCCGTGGCCGCTGAGCACGCGGCGCATGGTGGGCTTTTTCAGCCATCCATTCGTCCATAACCTCGACGAATTTCCGAATGTCCGCCTCATGCAGCGGATAATAACTGCGGACGATCTTCTCCATCGGCACAGCTTCGAGA includes these proteins:
- a CDS encoding lytic transglycosylase domain-containing protein translates to MQYIKLLFVCVAALTFWLPMRGEAADLYSVIYSDASYYNGNPVECDWIAKAVLYASASYDVDPLLITAVMETESHFYMGAGSSAGAIGLMQLMPGTAASIGVNPYDPLGNVIGGTIYLRTQLDNFGGWGEYGVTTAVAAYNAGSEAVYRYGGIPPYAETRDYVVKVHRAYMNLYNMCQY